The following are encoded in a window of Spirochaetota bacterium genomic DNA:
- a CDS encoding YraN family protein: MNKKDKGKFFENIACKFLEEKKIDIIERNYKTPFGEIDIIGKDQENLVFFEVKGAFTDKFKAYENINEKKKLKIQKSGLYFIKNNKDLIFENFRFDAIIITMEGNYFRVSHLKNI; encoded by the coding sequence ATGAATAAAAAGGATAAAGGAAAGTTTTTTGAAAATATAGCTTGTAAATTTTTAGAAGAGAAAAAGATAGATATAATAGAAAGGAATTATAAAACACCATTTGGAGAAATTGATATAATAGGAAAAGATCAGGAGAATCTGGTCTTTTTTGAAGTAAAAGGGGCATTTACAGATAAGTTTAAAGCTTACGAAAACATTAATGAGAAAAAGAAATTAAAAATTCAAAAAAGTGGATTATATTTTATTAAAAATAATAAAGATTTAATATTTGAAAATTTTAGATTTGATGCTATAATAATTACCATGGAGGGTAATTATTTTAGGGTATCTCACCTTAAAAATATTTAA